One region of Pan paniscus chromosome 5, NHGRI_mPanPan1-v2.0_pri, whole genome shotgun sequence genomic DNA includes:
- the IL20RA gene encoding interleukin-20 receptor subunit alpha isoform X3, which yields MSYNGLHQRVFKELKLLTLCSISSQIGPPEVALTTDEKSISVVLTAPEKWKRNPEDLPVSMQQIYSNLKYNVSVLNTKSNRTWSQCVTNHTLVLTWLEPNTLYCVHVESFVPGPPRRAQPSEKQCARTLKDQSSEFKAKIIFWYVLPVSITVFLFSVMGYSIYRYIHVGKEKHPANLILIYGNEFDKRFFVPAEKIVINFITLNISDDSKISHQDMSLLGKSSDVSSLNDPQPSGNLRPPQEEEEVKHLGYASHLMEIFCDSEENTEGTYLTQQESLSRTIPPDKTVIEYEYDVRTTDICAGPEEQELSLQEEVSTQGTLLESQAALAVLGPQTLQYSYTPQLQDLDPLAQEHTDSEEGPEEEPSTTLVDWDPQTGRLCIPSLSSFEQDSEGCEPSEGDGLGEEGLLSRLYEEPAPDRPPGENETYLMQFMEEWGLYVQMEN from the exons ATGTCCTACAATGGACTCCACCAGAGGGTCTTCAAGGAGTTAAAGTTACTTACACTGTGCAGTATTTCAT CACAAATTGGCCCACCAGAGGTGGCACTGACTACAGATGAGAAGTCCATTTCTGTTGTCCTGACAGCTCCAGAGAAGTGGAAGAGAAATCCAGAAGACCTTCCTGTTTCCATGCAACAAATATACTCCAATCTGAAGTATAATGTGTCTGTGTTGAATACTAAATCAAACAGAACG TGGTCCCAGTGTGTGACCAACCACACGCTGGTGCTCACCTGGCTGGAGCCGAACACTCTTTACTGCGTGCACGTGGAGTCCTTTGTCCCAGGGCCCCCTCGCCGTgctcagccttctgagaagcAGTGTGCCAGGACTTTGAAAG atcaaTCATCAGAGTTCAAGGCTAAAATCATCTTCTGGTATGTTTTGCCCGTATCTATTAccgtgtttcttttttctgtgatgGGCTATTCCATCTACCGATATATCCACGTTGGCAAAGAGAAACACCCAGCAAATTTG ATTTTGATTTATGGAAATGAATTTGACAAAAGATTCTTTGTGCCTGCTGAAAAAATCGTGATTAACTTTATCACCCTCAATATCTCGGATGATTCTAAAATTTCTCATCAGGATATGAGTTTACTGGGAAAAAGCAGTGATGTATCCAGCCTTAATGATCCTCAGCCCAGCGGGAACCTGAGGCCCcctcaggaggaagaggaggtgaaaCATTTAGGGTATGCTTCGCATTTGATGGAAATTTTTTGTGACTCTGAAGAAAACACGGAAGGTACTTACCTCACCCAGCAAGAGTCCCTCAGCAGAACAATACCCCCGGATAAAACAGTCATTGAATATGAATATGATGTCAGAACCACTGACATTTGTGCGGGGCCTGAAGAGCAGGAGCTCAGTTTGCAGGAGGAGGTGTCCACGCAAGGAACATTATTGGAGTCGCAGGCAGCGTTGGCAGTCTTGGGCCCGCAAACGTTACAGTACTCATACACCCCTCAGCTCCAAGACTTAGACCCCCTGGCGCAGGAGCACACAGACTCGGAGGAGGGGCCAGAGGAAGAGCCATCGACGACCCTGGTCGACTGGGATCCCCAAACTGGCAGGCTGTGTATTCCTTCGCTGTCCAGCTTCGAGCAGGATTCAGAGGGCTGCGAGCCTTCTGAGGGGGATGGTCTCGGAGAGGAGGGCCTTCTATCTAGACTCTATGAGGAGCCGGCTCCAGACAGGCCACCAGGAGAAAATGAAACCTATCTCATGCAATTCATGGAGGAATGGGGGTTATATGTGCAGATGGAAAACTGA
- the IL20RA gene encoding interleukin-20 receptor subunit alpha isoform X2 — protein MKNVLQWTPPEGLQGVKVTYTVQYFIYGQKKWLNKSECRNINRTYCDLSAETSDYEHQYYAKVKAIWGTKCSKWAESGRFYPFLETQIGPPEVALTTDEKSISVVLTAPEKWKRNPEDLPVSMQQIYSNLKYNVSVLNTKSNRTWSQCVTNHTLVLTWLEPNTLYCVHVESFVPGPPRRAQPSEKQCARTLKDQSSEFKAKIIFWYVLPVSITVFLFSVMGYSIYRYIHVGKEKHPANLILIYGNEFDKRFFVPAEKIVINFITLNISDDSKISHQDMSLLGKSSDVSSLNDPQPSGNLRPPQEEEEVKHLGYASHLMEIFCDSEENTEGTYLTQQESLSRTIPPDKTVIEYEYDVRTTDICAGPEEQELSLQEEVSTQGTLLESQAALAVLGPQTLQYSYTPQLQDLDPLAQEHTDSEEGPEEEPSTTLVDWDPQTGRLCIPSLSSFEQDSEGCEPSEGDGLGEEGLLSRLYEEPAPDRPPGENETYLMQFMEEWGLYVQMEN, from the exons ATGAAGAATGTCCTACAATGGACTCCACCAGAGGGTCTTCAAGGAGTTAAAGTTACTTACACTGTGCAGTATTTCAT ATATGGGCAAAAGAAATGGCTGAATAAATCAGAATGCAGAAATATCAATAGAACCTACTGTGATCTTTCTGCTGAAACTTCTGACTACGAACACCAGTATTATGCCAAAGTTAAGGCCATTTGGGGAACAAAGTGTTCCAAATGGGCTGAAAGTGGACGGTTCTATCCTTTTTTAGAAA CACAAATTGGCCCACCAGAGGTGGCACTGACTACAGATGAGAAGTCCATTTCTGTTGTCCTGACAGCTCCAGAGAAGTGGAAGAGAAATCCAGAAGACCTTCCTGTTTCCATGCAACAAATATACTCCAATCTGAAGTATAATGTGTCTGTGTTGAATACTAAATCAAACAGAACG TGGTCCCAGTGTGTGACCAACCACACGCTGGTGCTCACCTGGCTGGAGCCGAACACTCTTTACTGCGTGCACGTGGAGTCCTTTGTCCCAGGGCCCCCTCGCCGTgctcagccttctgagaagcAGTGTGCCAGGACTTTGAAAG atcaaTCATCAGAGTTCAAGGCTAAAATCATCTTCTGGTATGTTTTGCCCGTATCTATTAccgtgtttcttttttctgtgatgGGCTATTCCATCTACCGATATATCCACGTTGGCAAAGAGAAACACCCAGCAAATTTG ATTTTGATTTATGGAAATGAATTTGACAAAAGATTCTTTGTGCCTGCTGAAAAAATCGTGATTAACTTTATCACCCTCAATATCTCGGATGATTCTAAAATTTCTCATCAGGATATGAGTTTACTGGGAAAAAGCAGTGATGTATCCAGCCTTAATGATCCTCAGCCCAGCGGGAACCTGAGGCCCcctcaggaggaagaggaggtgaaaCATTTAGGGTATGCTTCGCATTTGATGGAAATTTTTTGTGACTCTGAAGAAAACACGGAAGGTACTTACCTCACCCAGCAAGAGTCCCTCAGCAGAACAATACCCCCGGATAAAACAGTCATTGAATATGAATATGATGTCAGAACCACTGACATTTGTGCGGGGCCTGAAGAGCAGGAGCTCAGTTTGCAGGAGGAGGTGTCCACGCAAGGAACATTATTGGAGTCGCAGGCAGCGTTGGCAGTCTTGGGCCCGCAAACGTTACAGTACTCATACACCCCTCAGCTCCAAGACTTAGACCCCCTGGCGCAGGAGCACACAGACTCGGAGGAGGGGCCAGAGGAAGAGCCATCGACGACCCTGGTCGACTGGGATCCCCAAACTGGCAGGCTGTGTATTCCTTCGCTGTCCAGCTTCGAGCAGGATTCAGAGGGCTGCGAGCCTTCTGAGGGGGATGGTCTCGGAGAGGAGGGCCTTCTATCTAGACTCTATGAGGAGCCGGCTCCAGACAGGCCACCAGGAGAAAATGAAACCTATCTCATGCAATTCATGGAGGAATGGGGGTTATATGTGCAGATGGAAAACTGA
- the IL20RA gene encoding interleukin-20 receptor subunit alpha isoform X1 has translation MRAPGRPALRPLLLPPLLLLLLAAPWGRAVPCVSGGLPKPANITFLSINMKNVLQWTPPEGLQGVKVTYTVQYFIYGQKKWLNKSECRNINRTYCDLSAETSDYEHQYYAKVKAIWGTKCSKWAESGRFYPFLETQIGPPEVALTTDEKSISVVLTAPEKWKRNPEDLPVSMQQIYSNLKYNVSVLNTKSNRTWSQCVTNHTLVLTWLEPNTLYCVHVESFVPGPPRRAQPSEKQCARTLKDQSSEFKAKIIFWYVLPVSITVFLFSVMGYSIYRYIHVGKEKHPANLILIYGNEFDKRFFVPAEKIVINFITLNISDDSKISHQDMSLLGKSSDVSSLNDPQPSGNLRPPQEEEEVKHLGYASHLMEIFCDSEENTEGTYLTQQESLSRTIPPDKTVIEYEYDVRTTDICAGPEEQELSLQEEVSTQGTLLESQAALAVLGPQTLQYSYTPQLQDLDPLAQEHTDSEEGPEEEPSTTLVDWDPQTGRLCIPSLSSFEQDSEGCEPSEGDGLGEEGLLSRLYEEPAPDRPPGENETYLMQFMEEWGLYVQMEN, from the exons TTCCCTGTGTCTCTGGTGGTTTGCCTAAACCTGCAAACATCACCTTCTTATCCATCAACATGAAGAATGTCCTACAATGGACTCCACCAGAGGGTCTTCAAGGAGTTAAAGTTACTTACACTGTGCAGTATTTCAT ATATGGGCAAAAGAAATGGCTGAATAAATCAGAATGCAGAAATATCAATAGAACCTACTGTGATCTTTCTGCTGAAACTTCTGACTACGAACACCAGTATTATGCCAAAGTTAAGGCCATTTGGGGAACAAAGTGTTCCAAATGGGCTGAAAGTGGACGGTTCTATCCTTTTTTAGAAA CACAAATTGGCCCACCAGAGGTGGCACTGACTACAGATGAGAAGTCCATTTCTGTTGTCCTGACAGCTCCAGAGAAGTGGAAGAGAAATCCAGAAGACCTTCCTGTTTCCATGCAACAAATATACTCCAATCTGAAGTATAATGTGTCTGTGTTGAATACTAAATCAAACAGAACG TGGTCCCAGTGTGTGACCAACCACACGCTGGTGCTCACCTGGCTGGAGCCGAACACTCTTTACTGCGTGCACGTGGAGTCCTTTGTCCCAGGGCCCCCTCGCCGTgctcagccttctgagaagcAGTGTGCCAGGACTTTGAAAG atcaaTCATCAGAGTTCAAGGCTAAAATCATCTTCTGGTATGTTTTGCCCGTATCTATTAccgtgtttcttttttctgtgatgGGCTATTCCATCTACCGATATATCCACGTTGGCAAAGAGAAACACCCAGCAAATTTG ATTTTGATTTATGGAAATGAATTTGACAAAAGATTCTTTGTGCCTGCTGAAAAAATCGTGATTAACTTTATCACCCTCAATATCTCGGATGATTCTAAAATTTCTCATCAGGATATGAGTTTACTGGGAAAAAGCAGTGATGTATCCAGCCTTAATGATCCTCAGCCCAGCGGGAACCTGAGGCCCcctcaggaggaagaggaggtgaaaCATTTAGGGTATGCTTCGCATTTGATGGAAATTTTTTGTGACTCTGAAGAAAACACGGAAGGTACTTACCTCACCCAGCAAGAGTCCCTCAGCAGAACAATACCCCCGGATAAAACAGTCATTGAATATGAATATGATGTCAGAACCACTGACATTTGTGCGGGGCCTGAAGAGCAGGAGCTCAGTTTGCAGGAGGAGGTGTCCACGCAAGGAACATTATTGGAGTCGCAGGCAGCGTTGGCAGTCTTGGGCCCGCAAACGTTACAGTACTCATACACCCCTCAGCTCCAAGACTTAGACCCCCTGGCGCAGGAGCACACAGACTCGGAGGAGGGGCCAGAGGAAGAGCCATCGACGACCCTGGTCGACTGGGATCCCCAAACTGGCAGGCTGTGTATTCCTTCGCTGTCCAGCTTCGAGCAGGATTCAGAGGGCTGCGAGCCTTCTGAGGGGGATGGTCTCGGAGAGGAGGGCCTTCTATCTAGACTCTATGAGGAGCCGGCTCCAGACAGGCCACCAGGAGAAAATGAAACCTATCTCATGCAATTCATGGAGGAATGGGGGTTATATGTGCAGATGGAAAACTGA